In Brachypodium distachyon strain Bd21 chromosome 2, Brachypodium_distachyon_v3.0, whole genome shotgun sequence, one genomic interval encodes:
- the LOC100841736 gene encoding uncharacterized protein LOC100841736 isoform X2 — MTTPAAAAAAPEVAARDAVIGWYRGEFAAANAVIDALCGHLTQIGGGAEYDAVFAALHRRRLNWFPVLHMQKFYSVADVAAELRRVAEARAAAYSEEEAASTVIHEPMEELVAIAVAPEPEPEPEHEHEPIPQDPATSEVQPHGAVDADQEPDGEDSSGDSSERKASTEDDAVPDGHHTDQGSQGEHSLPESYPICSDHEECLARPERIKIQKGFMAKESVKGHMVNVVKGLKIYEDVFTTSEIMKVSDFINEIRQAGRNGELSGETFIFFNKQMKGNKREIIQLGVPLFQHTTEETNCHIEPIPLVLQAVIDHLVLWRLIPESRKPNSVIINFFDEDEHSQPYFKPPHLDNPISTLLLSETSMAFGRSLVTDSNGNYKGPLTLSLKQGSLLVMRGNSADMARHVVCPSSNRRVSITFVRVRPSTPVDLSPLPSPTKAMTLWQPPPTAASPGMQQKPPSHGGAAIIGYGPAPQAMLAPAWGMAVRAAPVMMVAPARPMVMAPSSNINKRMGRGGTGVFLPWTVGPKRYNKHLPPRIQKRRFSAMMSPIEAQG; from the exons ATGACgacaccggcggcggccgcggcggcgccggaggtcGCGGCGAGGGATGCGGTGATCGGGTGGTACCGCGGCGAGTTCGCGGCCGCGAACGCGGTGATCGACGCGCTGTGCGGCCACCTGACGCAGAtcggcggcggggccgagTACGACGCCGTCTTCGCCgcgctccaccgccgccgcctcaacTGGTTCCCCGTCCTCCACATGCAGAAGTTCTACTCCGTTgccgacgtcgccgcggagctaCGCCGAGTCGCCGAGGCCCGCGCCGCGGCCTACTCCGAGGAGGAAGCCGCGTCCACGGTGATCCACGAGCCCATGGAAGAGCTcgtcgccatcgccgtcgcccccgagcccgagcccgagccggagCACGAACACGAGCCGATTCCGCAGGATCCGGCAACATCGGAAGTGCAGCCTCACGGCGCCGTCGATGCGGACCAGGAGCCAGACGGGGAAGATTCCTCCGGAGATTCGTCAGAGCGGAAGGCCTCCACGGAAGACGACGCCGTTCCTGACGGAC ATCATACCGATCAAGGATCTCAAGGCGAGCACAGCTTACCAGAGAGCTACCCCATCTGCTCTGACCACGAGGAGTGCCTTGCCCGCCCTGAGAGGATCAAGATCCAGAAAGGTTTCATGGCGAAGGAATCCGTGAAGGGGCACATG GTTAATGTTGTGAAAGGGTTGAAGATATACGAAGACGTGTTCACAACATCGGAGATCATGAAGGTTTCTGATTTCATCAACGAAATTCGTCAGGCTGGGAGAAATGGGGAACTTTCAG GCGAAACTTTCATATTCTTCAACAAGCAGATGAAAGGGAACAAGAGGGAGATCATTCAGCTCGGTGTCCCCTTATTTCAACACACCACAGAGGAAACCAATT GTCATATTGAACCAATCCCACTTGTTCTGCAGGCTGTCATTGATCACCTTGTTCTTTGGCGCTTAATACCAGAAAGCAGGAAACCGAACAGTGTCATCATCAACTTCTTTGATGAG GATGAACATTCGCAGCCCTACTTCAAGCCTCCCCATCTCGACAACCCCATTTCCACTCTCCTGCTGTCTGAAACCTCGATGGCATTTGGAAGGTCACTTGTCACCGACAGCAATGGCAACTACAAGGGACCCCTCACACTCTCACTGAAGCAAGG GTCACTGCTAGTGATGCGCGGGAACAGCGCGGACATGGCCCGCCACGTCGTGTGCCCGTCGTCCAACCGGCGCGTGAGCATCACGTTCGTGAGGGTGAGGCCTTCGACGCCGGTGGACCTCAGCCCTCTCCCGTCGCCCACCAAGGCCATGACGCTCTGGCAGCCACCACCAACCGCGGCGTCTCCCGGCATGCAGCAGAAACCGCCGAgtcacggcggcgccgcgatCATCGGATACGGCCCGGCGCCGCAGGCCATGCTCGCCCCGGCGTGGGGCATGGCCGTGCGGGCGGCGCCCGTGATGATGGTGGCGCCCGCGAGGCCCATGGTGATGGCACCCTCCAGCAACATCAACAAGAGGatgggccgcggcggcaccggcgtgTTCCTGCCGTGGACGGTCGGGCCCAAGAGGTACAACAAGCACCTCCCGCCGCGCATCCAGAAGCGCCGGTTCTCGGCGATGATGTCGCCCATAGAGGCGCAGGGCTGA
- the LOC100841736 gene encoding uncharacterized protein LOC100841736 isoform X1, with protein MTTPAAAAAAPEVAARDAVIGWYRGEFAAANAVIDALCGHLTQIGGGAEYDAVFAALHRRRLNWFPVLHMQKFYSVADVAAELRRVAEARAAAYSEEEAASTVIHEPMEELVAIAVAPEPEPEPEHEHEPIPQDPATSEVQPHGAVDADQEPDGEDSSGDSSERKASTEDDAVPDGPDHTDQGSQGEHSLPESYPICSDHEECLARPERIKIQKGFMAKESVKGHMVNVVKGLKIYEDVFTTSEIMKVSDFINEIRQAGRNGELSGETFIFFNKQMKGNKREIIQLGVPLFQHTTEETNCHIEPIPLVLQAVIDHLVLWRLIPESRKPNSVIINFFDEDEHSQPYFKPPHLDNPISTLLLSETSMAFGRSLVTDSNGNYKGPLTLSLKQGSLLVMRGNSADMARHVVCPSSNRRVSITFVRVRPSTPVDLSPLPSPTKAMTLWQPPPTAASPGMQQKPPSHGGAAIIGYGPAPQAMLAPAWGMAVRAAPVMMVAPARPMVMAPSSNINKRMGRGGTGVFLPWTVGPKRYNKHLPPRIQKRRFSAMMSPIEAQG; from the exons ATGACgacaccggcggcggccgcggcggcgccggaggtcGCGGCGAGGGATGCGGTGATCGGGTGGTACCGCGGCGAGTTCGCGGCCGCGAACGCGGTGATCGACGCGCTGTGCGGCCACCTGACGCAGAtcggcggcggggccgagTACGACGCCGTCTTCGCCgcgctccaccgccgccgcctcaacTGGTTCCCCGTCCTCCACATGCAGAAGTTCTACTCCGTTgccgacgtcgccgcggagctaCGCCGAGTCGCCGAGGCCCGCGCCGCGGCCTACTCCGAGGAGGAAGCCGCGTCCACGGTGATCCACGAGCCCATGGAAGAGCTcgtcgccatcgccgtcgcccccgagcccgagcccgagccggagCACGAACACGAGCCGATTCCGCAGGATCCGGCAACATCGGAAGTGCAGCCTCACGGCGCCGTCGATGCGGACCAGGAGCCAGACGGGGAAGATTCCTCCGGAGATTCGTCAGAGCGGAAGGCCTCCACGGAAGACGACGCCGTTCCTGACGGAC CAGATCATACCGATCAAGGATCTCAAGGCGAGCACAGCTTACCAGAGAGCTACCCCATCTGCTCTGACCACGAGGAGTGCCTTGCCCGCCCTGAGAGGATCAAGATCCAGAAAGGTTTCATGGCGAAGGAATCCGTGAAGGGGCACATG GTTAATGTTGTGAAAGGGTTGAAGATATACGAAGACGTGTTCACAACATCGGAGATCATGAAGGTTTCTGATTTCATCAACGAAATTCGTCAGGCTGGGAGAAATGGGGAACTTTCAG GCGAAACTTTCATATTCTTCAACAAGCAGATGAAAGGGAACAAGAGGGAGATCATTCAGCTCGGTGTCCCCTTATTTCAACACACCACAGAGGAAACCAATT GTCATATTGAACCAATCCCACTTGTTCTGCAGGCTGTCATTGATCACCTTGTTCTTTGGCGCTTAATACCAGAAAGCAGGAAACCGAACAGTGTCATCATCAACTTCTTTGATGAG GATGAACATTCGCAGCCCTACTTCAAGCCTCCCCATCTCGACAACCCCATTTCCACTCTCCTGCTGTCTGAAACCTCGATGGCATTTGGAAGGTCACTTGTCACCGACAGCAATGGCAACTACAAGGGACCCCTCACACTCTCACTGAAGCAAGG GTCACTGCTAGTGATGCGCGGGAACAGCGCGGACATGGCCCGCCACGTCGTGTGCCCGTCGTCCAACCGGCGCGTGAGCATCACGTTCGTGAGGGTGAGGCCTTCGACGCCGGTGGACCTCAGCCCTCTCCCGTCGCCCACCAAGGCCATGACGCTCTGGCAGCCACCACCAACCGCGGCGTCTCCCGGCATGCAGCAGAAACCGCCGAgtcacggcggcgccgcgatCATCGGATACGGCCCGGCGCCGCAGGCCATGCTCGCCCCGGCGTGGGGCATGGCCGTGCGGGCGGCGCCCGTGATGATGGTGGCGCCCGCGAGGCCCATGGTGATGGCACCCTCCAGCAACATCAACAAGAGGatgggccgcggcggcaccggcgtgTTCCTGCCGTGGACGGTCGGGCCCAAGAGGTACAACAAGCACCTCCCGCCGCGCATCCAGAAGCGCCGGTTCTCGGCGATGATGTCGCCCATAGAGGCGCAGGGCTGA